In Podarcis raffonei isolate rPodRaf1 chromosome 8, rPodRaf1.pri, whole genome shotgun sequence, the genomic window gtctctgtccctctttctttcctttcctttccttccctccctcctctgatactctcttgtgtctctgcctcccaaaggcttgcatagttgtttgttgcagcagccctggctacaagttccccaGGCAAATAGTACCTCTGGGGCTGGTGAGGGGGTGCTTCCTAGGCCCCTGTGGGGCTCTGTGAGGAGAGAAgggagggcagctcagagacgaggagtggcagcagcagctggccaGAGGACtcgcaaggagaggggagaagagatggGGGaagactccacaagggagggtgttttcaaaaaagggtgagaggctgccagctctgcaggcaaggggtgacataacttggctcctgagccccacaggggtgccgcagaaagaaggtacttggtcaagggagccgtggactcaaaggggttgaaaacctctgctctatGCCTCTTTCTGTTGGGATTAACCTGGAACCTGGTCACATTAAACTCCAGGTGGAGGGAGTGAGAAGGAATGACTAGATGATACTCACCATGTATCCCTGAGGCCTCTAGGCATTGGTTCATCACACCCCGGCACTGCACCTTAGTGATGTCATCTGGGGAACAACCGTGGGTGGAATTCCCCTCACAACTGAAACACGTGACCccatttgggtggggtggggtatccTTGTAGTCTGTAGGCAGAATAAGTGAATACTCTCAGTACCATAAAGTTCATCCCAGGCTGTGTGCACCAAGGCCACATATTTATGGCTTTAAATTTgggtccttttaaaaataaaaataaaaatggaaggcaTTATTAAAAGGATGGAATGGCACAGTGTAGCACTATCCTAGGGCATCATgtgtaataaaagaaagaaattgcaGGCGCCAGCCCAGCAGCCACCTGGAAAAACAGTGCATGACTggcttaagccatggtttgttgaacAAATTTTGAGGTAACCATGGGTTATTTCCCCCAAACTTGTTTTCCCAAAGTTTGGTTTCTTTTCCAGCTGTTCCTACACCATGTCTTTGTAGCTGGGGTAGGGTGGTCAAAGAAACTATGCTTAGGgttggaaaaagaaaatagaaaactaTAAGGGTTTGGGGGAGTGAATTGACTTGCTACAATTTATAGTATCACATAGAACTATGGTGGAATCTGgacacataaaaaaaaagttgtgaaaatgctttttaaaagatgttttgaaaaatatactgaatttgccatagctcgccATCACCATCTAgggtcacatttgtataatgcactttgcaacacacttaaaatgttttatttgcagctgtatagctgggtcctctgtcttcccccctGAGCAAGAACAATGCCATCAGGAGTTGGGAAAACACAcagaaacattttgttgcagacccAGTTGGTGCTCCTGGAATCCCAAACCTTACCTTGCGTGTCATCATTGCACTGGCTGGAATTGCAGCATTTGATCAGATGGAAACTGTTCTGGTTGTGGAAGCCCAGAGGCTCCTGGCAGTGGGTAAGCGAGCCACAGCCCTTGATGCGCTGTTCGTCCCCTGGAAACTCTGCCAGTTGGGAGAAAACAGTGACTGTGATTGTGGCCTTTTGTCTCTAGGAGGCGCTGGTGCAAATGTCATTGCAACAACCTCTCTTAGGAGGTTAGGAGGAACCCCATCAAACCATAGGCTACAAGAGCTCACCTTCTGTCTCAGTGAAGGATGTGATGTCTATGCACTTCTCCTCTGGCCGCGCACAGCGCATCTGCATATGGCTGGAGTTGTAGCAGGTCTGGTCGGCTGAGCTGCAGGAATAGCAATGCAAGGGATTTCGTGGGCGACCGCGAGCAGTGAGCATATCCACGACTGCAGTttgaggaaagcagcagcagcagggagagaagcagagagaaaaatgAGGGCTGAACTTATTAGGTGAATCACAGTCACAAAGCATTCAGATATATTTTCAGGaatctcccatctggctgggatcaAACAATTTTATATAGGAACATGGATTTAAGGAGACCAAGCCTACACAGTCATGGAATCTTTTATTTTGTCAGgatgtaaattttatttttttatgtgcgCTCACTTTTTCCATTAAACAAAATAATACGAGTAGAAGGGAAAGCCTAtatagatgtacagtggtacctcgggttacatacgcttcaggttacatacgcttcaggttacacactccactaacccagaaatagtgcttcaggttaagaactttgcttcaggatgagaacagaaagcacacggcagcagcaggaggccccattagctaaattggtgcttcaggttaagaacagtttcaggttaagaacggacctccagaacgaattaagtacttaacccgaggtaccactgtattctactttctatccaccaccaccccgctttatttatgttttttgttactttaaacttTAAAGTGTTTTCAATTTGTTCTGATGTAGGAACCTACCCTGGGACTTTCCGGTAAAGGGCaggcaataagtaaataaataatgtgtatccatagcagtgcccagaggaggaatgaccgctgggaggaactCAGAGATAAGAAATGCCAGagtacatctgcagcagcacaactggacgcctccctctgccccagctgcaaccaaacatttctctcctgtatcagtctctgcagccacagcaggtgctgtaactctccagcggtttgacttcattgTCCtccgttgtctctcgagacagacggataccAGCCGGGCAATGCCAACTTGacgtttaataaataaaatttaatgcgGAGAGGGAAACACCAAGACTGAAACTGTGACCCGGTTACAGAAATTAGCAGATCTAATTGCATGAGGTTTAGTGGTTCAAATGCATGCATGTGAACGGATAGAAGAAAAAGGCTTACTTTGGGTTTGGGACCAGCCTTTCACAGCCTGATACCCTTGGGAAGCTGTTGGACTctggagccccagccagcatgggatgGTGGGGTttgcagcttccccacccctgtgatAGAGGAGTCATTTGGCATGGTGGTGATTCAGCTCAGCTCCAGGGGTGAGGCTGCTTTCACACCAAAACAGATGTTGGGGCAAAGGCTTACTGTCCCTCCCCCTGTTCCAAACCCACCCTCGCAGCTGCTTTTGGGGAAACAAAATTATCCCGGGAGTTCTGTTCACGGGGTTCCAATTTAATGTGCAGCACAGCCTGCAGAGCGAACCCTCTCTGCTCACATGGACTGACCGTTTAGCACCCCCTGGTTGCAGAGGTCAGTCCCGCAGTGCTCCTCCGCCAAGAACACGACCTGGTTGCCAGAGAGGTGGGAGATGGAGCTGTTTGGCTTCCCACCCACGTCACAGCCCTTCAGGATGTAACTGGAGATCTTAGATCctgcaaggaaagagagagagaggaagtaaAAATGAAGGcaccattcttttttcttttcttttttagaaggCAACATTCCTAAGTGCAGACTTAGCGCTCACGGCATTAATCCTGTTTCACaacttaagtaaaggtaaagggacccctgaccattaggtccagtcgtggctgactctggggttgcggtgctcatctcgctttactggctgagggagccggcatacagcttccgagtcatgtggctagcatgactaagccgcttctggcgaaccagagctgcacacagaaacgccgtttaccttcccgccggaacggtacctatttatctacttgcactttgatgtgctttcgaactgctaggttggcaggagcagggaccaagcaacgggagctcaccccgtcgtggggattcgaaccaccgaccttctgatcgacaagtcctaggctctgtggtttaacccacagtgccacccatgtccctgtttCACAACTTACAGATATGCAAACCAGATTAGCTCTCACTTTAGGTCTTCCCCTTGTGGTTCTGTTTGGTTGTCACAGACTGTGGCACATATAAGTTTGTACATAGTCATCCTTCGTTGAAATAAAATTtatcaacattttaaaagttgGTGCAAAGCTTCTCCGGGGTCCAGAGTGCGGGTGGCGTCACAAGCACTTGCCAATAGGTGCTCGTCACCACCACTGTCCACACGCAACATGCTATAGACTAGCAAAAGAGTGTGTTGCTGCTTCCTTCCCAGGGCTCACTTGGGTGTGTTAAGACATGCCTATGTTTCCACACCTGCAATGTTCCACCGTCTTTCAAATATTGCATGTCTTTTTCTGTAGGTCTGTCTACGCCTCTGTTTGACAGATTCCAGCAAACCCCATTGGGGTTGACTGGAAACCTAAGGTGCTGTTGCTTTATTGCTTTCCACACAAAAATGTTTTAGTAAATGTATCCATAAAAtttgcaaagcacacacacagaagaTATAAATACTGAGGGCTACCAGAGCTTCTCGCTCTGATAgccaacccccacccacccctttgccCTTTGGCCACCAGCCCTTCCCCCACACCTGACCAAACCCCATTTTATTCACTTGCGACACAAAAATACAGAAACATTACAAGCAGACCCCCaccaatacaaaaaagaacaatatatCTCGAAAAGGAAACAATAAAGTAAGTTTCTTCTCCTTTTATTGGGTGATCTCCCAGTTCTGGTATCATGAGGAGAAGAGAGTTCTCCTTTTTCACATCCTTCTAGAAACCTCTATCTCGGGGTTTGGGTGTCTTTTCCCTTCCGAGGCAAGAGtttcctttctgggcaactttccaggcaCCGCATGAcactggtgggcagggccagaggcaagagcaacaaaagtgggtggagttaCCTTTGTTTGGCTGGCTAGTTTCTAcaccaggcataagcaaacttggccctccagatgttttgggactcccatcatccctgaccactggagctgtagtctgaaaacatttggagggctgagtttgcttatgcctgttcTACACCCTGCTCCTCCATCCAGCCAAGCATgaagcattgtcagagttcaagccAAGCAAAAACCTTTGAGGAGGGTGCAACGCTGGGCTGATGAAGGGCATGATTCAAGAGGTGGAACGAGGGAGTTTGTCCTCGAGGGCTGCCTTTGACACCCATTCTGCCTAAgctgaggttcctcacctctgctctCCAGCTCCTTCTCATCTGCCTTGTCCTCCCTTTCCAATCCCCACAGCCTCCTCCTTCAAAAATACTCACGGGCCAGTATAGTCATTATGGTGGTGCTGCATTGCTCTTGGTACTCTTCGCAGATCTCCGTTTCCTGGCAGTCGCTGTCACCATCACAAGCGTAGCATTCAAGGCCGGCGActgagagaagggaagggaagccatTAGCAAACCAGGTTCAGCATAATGCAAatcggggtgtatgtgtgtgtcgaCCTTTTCGAATCTGGGGGCCAGGGAACTGCCGTAGTGGCCACAAAAATGCCCATTTCGCAGGAGAAATGCTGACAATCTGCCCAGCACCTATAGATGTGTaaagatggtgccaggtgagcctccctggggaaaacattccacaagtggggggccaccactgaaaaggccagttctcatgttgccacccacCTGACCTCCAtcacacagagaaggccctcagaTGGCATGTGTGGGTTCCAAGCCATTTcgtatggagagaggtggtccttgaaatGCATGGAGCCCCTTCCTATGCCAGGTGAACATGCAGGTGTTGGCCCATGGCTATGGTGCACAACAGCATGGCATATTGAGGGGCTCACACACAGAGCCCCACAACTTCTTCCTgcattctttcacatgtggtggtagGGGTTTCCTCAGAACATGTGGACCTTGGAATTGAGCGCTCTTCAGGGTGAAGTTGGCCTCGCTGGGATCTTGCCTGTGTGGCATAGCTGGCAGATGAGAGGATGAGGGACAGCGAGACGGGGAGAGAAGGGGTCAAATCTTTGGGGCTCCATCCTTCCAGGGTTGGAGGCTCTGCTGAGCCAGGATTTTGTCACAAGGGTTGTGTGAGGACACAAGTACTGCTGGGGATGGGGAAATCCTTAGCCCCCTGGCATCACTCATCACGCCTTTTAAGGTTATGTTCCTGCCTGGCTGGGCATTTCCTTTCTTCTGCTTGGAAATGTCCAGCTCAACAGGATGTGAATATATTACACATCTGTCAGGTGTGAAGAAATGAGGTCAGGCGGCCAGGCTTTGGCAGACAAAGGATTTCTCCGGTTTAAAATTATGACTGTTTTTACTTTCATGTGACAGCTCTAGAAGCAATTCGACAGTTGATTTACTGCAGGGCTAGGAAGCCCGTGGCCCTCCCCATATTGCTGGACTAAGGTTGTATtcacatgtttagggaagcttttaatgtttgatgtatcacagtattttaatattcatttggaagccgcccagagtggctggggaagcccagccagatgggcggggtataaataataaattattattattattattattattattattattattattattattattattattatattatgtgcTCTCAACAGCAAACACCCAGATCCTCATAGTTTCCCCCTAAGATGAGATTCTCTCTCTATCTCCTATTAAGAATAAAACACCTTGTTCTCCTTTTGGTTTGTTTGCTCCAACCATTGCACTTTACTCTCCACCCAGAATTAGGAGCACCAGATCTTTGTGTCAACTTAGTATTGTCTATGCTGCCTGGCAGTGGGTCTCCAAGATCCTCTTCCACTCTTCCAGCTCTACCTTGGAGAGGCCAAAGATCAAACCCTGGGACATGAGATGAGGTTGAGACCAATATTTAATCCATGCAAGAGAAATGATGGTTCGccagcttttaaaataattttcagtATGTATGCTACTAAGTGAATTTCAGGGGGATCTTAACAAGTAGTCAAAGATATCTGTGTTTGTAGTTAAACTGCAGGAAACCATAATTTCAATGTAAATATACTGTACCATGTTTGGGGGCGGGGAATGCTTACAACGAAACTTTGACAGTTGCATGCCAGGCAAATGCTCTAACCACTTCTCTCTCGCCTTTTTGCCGTGGGTGATCTGCCTGCCAGTCAGCACACCACTTCTCCTCTGCTTTACACCTCTGGTCTGCACACCAGACCCACATTTTCTTGTAATGataccaaaaataaaaatctaggAAGTTTGAGAACTGAACGCCCTCCCTTCCCCCAAAAGTTACACATTCTGATCACCACTGAACTTTGCTCCTCTCCACTACTGGAAAACAACAACCGAGAATTCTAAAAAAGACATAACCACCATTCTGGAGAAAAACACACTCATGTGATATAGCAGACAGCCATTAGGCAGAAGATAATCTacatgagacacacacacacacacacacacacacacacatgatactTACTGTGAGCTACCATCAAAGACAAGGAGAAGCTGAACCAAAATAATTCCATGGATGTGGTTTGGAAGAGAAGTTATTATTTCTTTCTAATTCACAGATCTAGCTTGCTGTCCCTGGCTGATTCCTCTGTTCTGTGCAGGAAGAATGTTCTGccaacctctctccctctccctctctctgcttattccttcaaaaaaagaaaaagaaaactctttttcccctctggccccacccctgaAATCAATTGGAAAGGAACTTTTATCATTTCTGCTATGCAGAACTTCAGAGGGTGACGCAGTCGATGATGTGACTGatgcaggaagaggagaagggggggaacgGGGGGGAAAGTGGTGACAGTTTTCTTTTGTGTGCTGGGTATGTCTTGAAGGTTTCAAGGCTCTTCCCTGAAATGCACTCTCATCGTCAGCACAGAGCCCCGGAGAATGTGAAACCAGAATGAAGAGGAAGCAAGCCTCATCTCCACTGACTCCTTGCAGtccttggagggagggagagagagagagagattaaataaaaagcaggaatggggcagggtggggggcagatTCCTGGTTGGCCCATGATCTCGCCTTTTATACGGTTGTAGAGCTGGGGAAGGTCATCTCAGAGACGCCAACCTTCTGCCCCCAAGGAGCCCCGGGTGGCAAACTGGTGTAGCATTTAAAACAAATTCCTGCCCCCCAGCTCCCCTGGATATTCCAAGGAGGCCCCAAGTGAAAATCGTGCAAACAGGGGGCCACAGCACAAGGCTAGGGGTCCACAGAGGGAGGTGAGAAGTGAAGGGGGAAATCCTGATTGATGGGGTATCCTCTTGGCCAGTCACAAGTAGTAGAGGGCAGCCCACCAGGGCTaatgcttccccccttttttgccacATGTGTTTTCTTAGAGTAGTgaaacttaattctctcctcttaggcaaagatcataagacgacctggctggtagccagattctgcgcccagatttgtaggcgCAGATCATCCTCTAgtataaaatagcttactagggaaatgctgaagtttccctttggggcgcctcagggtcaattttttatgGTAGGCCAAATCTCAGTTGgacggttgttgttgtttttgtgtgtgtgtgtgtgtgtacattttaactcatgagctattgctgcaatctgctccaattgtatattttatctttatgaactctgtttttattgtgttgtgttgtgttgtgttgtgttgtgttatgtgagctggtctttgaccgtattAAATTATCTATCTCTCTTAGAGCACTGCTGGTTTGTTTCCGGAGGGAGAGGGCAATTGCTGAGCCTCCCATTTTGACCAGCAGAGCCCGTGATCCAGAACCCCCAGATCAGGTAAATGCAGTGATGGGGTGGTAATGGGTAGGGCTGGGTGAGCcagagctgcttgttgctgccgCCAGTGCTGGGCCCAGAGGATCAGCGCCTTTGGATGTTGCCAAGGGGCGGAGGGCCCATCAGCAACGTTGGCTTGGCTCTGCAAGCCGAGCTGGGTCATCTGGAGCTGCTGACTTACATCTAGTAAAtaactgtttactcagaagaaagccgatgggacgcaggtggcgctgtgggttaaaccacagagcctaggacttgccaatcagaaggttggtggtttgaatccctgcgacagggtgagctcctgctgctcggtccctgctcctgccaacctagcagttcgaaagcatgtctaagtgcaagtagataaataggtactgctccggcgggaaggtaaacggcgtttccgtgcgctgctctggttcgccagaagcagcttagtcatactggccacatgacccgcaagctgtacaccggctccctcggccaataaagcgagatgagcgccgcaacaccagagtcagtcacgactggacctaatggtcagggatccctttacctttacagaagtAAGccgcactgagttcagtgggccttactcccaggtaagggtgtgtGGAGCGATAGTGTTTTACTGAGGCAGCCTCAGAATGACAAGacctttttgcaccaggtcagtgaggaccacttgctttttaaaatactcCCATATATACACAACTGCCTGTGCGCCTTTTGGACCATATCTGTCAAATAACTTACAATATATTACAATTTATTTAAAACTCAATAAGATAGACAGCAATGCAATAGCATTACATCGGGGAAGAGTGCGTGTAAGTCCCACTGACCCCATTTTCTGATGTTCCAGCACATGCCAATTTGCAGCTGAGGTTTtgtacacacaatacatttaaagaacattcaaAGCATAACATttccctcaaggaattctgggcactgttgtTTATATCCCACAGAGTTATGATTCCCATCAACCCATAACAAACCACGgtgcccagaattccttgagcACTGTGATACCCCTTTGGATTTTCAaggccttcccccaaagaattctgggagctgtagtttgttaaaggtgcagaGACTTGTTTAGGAGACACCTATTCCCttaccagagctacaattctcagagtggtttgacaataaatccctcttcctagggcactctgggaactgtagaggAATGGGGGTGTCCTAAACAAGTCtctgcacctttaacaaacaacagaaatctttgggggaagacttGAATGTTCAAAGTACTTTAAAAGTATACTGATTGTGGTCTATGTTTTACTCAgcacagactcactgaaattaatggacctaattttggtgggtctactctgcatagGACTAGCCTTGGAGCCAGCCCATAGTTTTCGTGACTTTTTGAAAGGCACAGCCAAGTACAGTCgttccttggaagtcaaatgaaatccgttccggaagtccattcgacttccaaaaagattgaaaaccaaagcacagccaatcggaagccacagaagccctgccagacgttcagcttccaaaaatagttcacaaacagaaacagtcacttctgggtttgcgatgttcgggagccaaaatgtttgggaactaagctgtttgacttccaaggtacgactgtactttgcagtgcctactcagaagtaagccccaggcCCACTGAGTTCAAGAGGACTTGCTCTCAATAAGTGAGTGTAGGATTTCAGGTGTACATGAACAAGCACACAAGTGGAATCTTGATGACATAGCATGAATCACCGTCTATTGTGAGCCACACACACTGAGCACAGCATCTGACTCAGCCTGGCGAAGTTCCCTCAGGCCTACAAATTGAAATGGAAGGCAGCTGTTAAGGAAATGAGTGCTGGCACTGAATTTGATGGGTCTACTTGAAAAAGTATGTCTGTTTtaggcaggcactgaaaagaatacAGGGAAGGTGGCTGCTTGATCTCAAGAGGCAGGGTGTTCCAAAGTAGATCTCAATGGATGACTGTGTTTTGGCTTAAGTGttctttcagaaagtgcaaattaggtaatttTTGCATTTACAGTGGACCTTCTAGTTATGTACCgctctggatacgtaactttcgGTTTACGAACGTGGCAAGCtgggaagtgtatacttccgggttttgccacacgcacatgcgcagaagcactcaatCACACCGCACatgtgcgcagaagcggcacccCTGTCTACGGATGTTTCGGGTTGCAGGCAGACCCCCAAAATGAATTTAATTTGTATCCAGAGTGTCCACTGTAAAGGCAAACCGAAATGAATTCCTCCATAGTCCCTTACTGTGGCTAACCTTCCATCATTTAATTGTCTCTTTATGGTTGCCGATGGTGGTTTTAAAATTTCAATGGTTGGCTTTAAATGGTTAGCAACTTTTGAAATGCTTTTAGTTTTGAAgagcaaggttgttgttgtttttaaaataagcttGTGAAGATTACTTGAtgctgggaatggaggagaattTTGAATCAGTACACATATGAATCTGAATCTAtcaaattttcactttctgaagcattatgtgaaccaaaacacaactatcCTCTGAAATGTGTgcatatctgaattttgcaatgcaattcgtCAGCCAACCAATGTTCCAATGTTTAcccccaaaaaagcacatttaggggaaagtgtgcataaaaatgaataaatgagtgAAAAATGACATGCAAACATGCATTATGTATGGAGAAATTGTTTGCAAGGAAACCTACATTACTCACAACTGCATATTAAAAAGCATTGCTTTTAGATGAAATTTGCACGAACGTGATGAATGTTCATGGGGTTTGTAAAAATAACAATtgcaaaatgtgaagaactgaatttaagtttggaacAATGGGAAACTgaggaaactgaaattgacagatccttccatacCTACTCGATGCAAACACATTTGAGGAAATGCTTTTTCAGAGGAAACTACACAAAGCACTAAACTGAATGTTGTGACGTTCTTCAGACTTGCTGCTTATGAGGCAACTGGGGAAAGAGGAAGGCCACGTGGCAAAAGCAGACAGACTTCTTCCCCTTTATCTTGGATTCTCCTGGGCACTCTTAATCCCATAATTGTTTGAATCACTGCTGACTAAGCCTTCCCTTATACTGACCACATAGAGCAGCATTGAAACCCAAACAATCTGAATTCAGTTTTAAACCAGAAACCCAACTTTTGGGATGAGTTGAAGGGACATTGCCACTCACAACTGCTACCTCACAGAGCACAATGTTACTTATTGTTTGGGTAAAACGCTGGCTGTTTGGACAGGCCAGTTGTGGGCTTGAGTAGAGGGGGTCCTCTGGAAGGGGTTCCTTCTGTGGGAACCTTCAATGCACCCCCAAAGGCTACCCAGTAGCATCCATGCTCTTCTGAATGGTGCCAGGTGGgtgcatttta contains:
- the PLAUR gene encoding urokinase plasminogen activator surface receptor, whose product is MELFWFSFSLSLMVAHIAGLECYACDGDSDCQETEICEEYQEQCSTTIMTILARSKISSYILKGCDVGGKPNSSISHLSGNQVVFLAEEHCGTDLCNQGVLNVVDMLTARGRPRNPLHCYSCSSADQTCYNSSHMQMRCARPEEKCIDITSFTETEEFPGDEQRIKGCGSLTHCQEPLGFHNQNSFHLIKCCNSSQCNDDTQDYKDTPPHPNGVTCFSCEGNSTHGCSPDDITKVQCRGVMNQCLEASGIHGSTGQISAVKGCASPSWCDSPYTSVYKNLGAIYSRCCTGDLCNNWIVDGTLKPSPRSQASRRVSAQHTLLSMGLLILLTFLLSSESS